A single region of the Archangium lipolyticum genome encodes:
- a CDS encoding phosphotransferase produces MPIAHLTPSDLEARTARAIAAATSAGRALGLDVTAPKVLHDVFSVVVHLAPSPVVVRVPVVLPPGLDGAPQTARQARELAAVSWLADRGLPVVRPSPLVPREPVRRDGFSMTFWELVEVDTSRQPDFVAEAALAADLHAALRDYPGELPFLSPIAATVPTCLALLEENPGLLAPADLERARSEWAILGPVLSSRESFARAFPGVGIQPIHGDAPSYNIIRTTSGVRYADFEDVNLGPVEWDLTFLGPDGTAVYDAAAARAGVRPLDPAVLRVMETARMLQVVACYALVPQLPMLAEGLAPSLQSWRTMPFAGGLG; encoded by the coding sequence ATGCCCATTGCCCACCTGACTCCCAGCGACCTCGAGGCCCGTACGGCACGTGCCATTGCCGCGGCGACGAGTGCGGGCCGTGCACTCGGACTCGACGTGACCGCCCCGAAGGTCCTGCATGACGTGTTCTCCGTCGTCGTGCACCTCGCGCCATCACCCGTGGTGGTCCGCGTCCCCGTGGTGCTTCCGCCCGGGCTCGACGGGGCGCCGCAGACCGCGCGTCAGGCGCGCGAGCTGGCCGCGGTCTCATGGCTGGCCGATCGAGGGCTCCCAGTCGTGCGACCGAGTCCCCTCGTCCCCCGTGAGCCCGTACGGCGGGACGGCTTCTCGATGACGTTCTGGGAACTCGTGGAGGTCGACACCTCGCGCCAGCCGGACTTCGTCGCCGAAGCGGCGCTCGCGGCCGACCTGCACGCGGCGCTGCGCGACTACCCGGGCGAGCTTCCGTTCCTCTCCCCCATCGCCGCGACCGTGCCCACCTGCCTCGCGCTCCTGGAGGAAAACCCCGGGCTGCTGGCCCCCGCCGACCTCGAGCGGGCTCGGAGCGAGTGGGCCATCCTCGGGCCCGTGCTCTCGTCGCGCGAGAGCTTCGCCAGGGCGTTCCCGGGTGTCGGCATCCAGCCGATCCACGGTGACGCACCGTCGTACAACATCATCCGTACGACCTCGGGAGTGCGCTACGCGGACTTCGAGGACGTGAACCTCGGCCCGGTCGAATGGGATCTCACGTTCCTCGGCCCGGACGGTACCGCCGTCTACGACGCCGCGGCGGCGCGAGCAGGCGTGAGGCCTCTCGACCCGGCTGTCCTGCGCGTCATGGAGACCGCGCGGATGCTTCAGGTGGTCGCCTGCTACGCCCTCGTGCCACAACTGCCGATGCTGGCCGAGGGGCTCGCGCCCTCGCTCCAGAGCTGGCGGACGATGCCGTTCGCGGGCGGGCTGGGCTGA